In one Pseudomonas sp. R84 genomic region, the following are encoded:
- a CDS encoding arsenate reductase ArsC yields MRILFMCTANSCRSILSEAMFNHLARPGFEAVSSGSFPKGQVLPRSLSTLQQAGIAIDGLYSKGNDAFEDNPPDIVITVCDKAAGESCPVYFGPALKAHWGLADPSDVLGDDAAVDAAFAATLAIIERRCATFLGLPFKALSRAELQRELDRIGSL; encoded by the coding sequence ATGCGAATTCTGTTTATGTGCACGGCCAACAGCTGCCGCAGCATCCTGTCCGAAGCCATGTTCAATCATCTGGCGCGCCCCGGATTCGAGGCCGTGAGTTCCGGAAGTTTCCCCAAGGGCCAAGTGTTGCCGCGCAGCCTGTCGACGCTGCAACAGGCCGGCATTGCCATCGATGGTCTGTATAGCAAGGGCAATGACGCGTTCGAAGACAATCCACCAGACATTGTCATCACCGTCTGTGACAAGGCCGCCGGTGAGAGCTGCCCGGTGTACTTCGGCCCCGCGCTCAAAGCCCATTGGGGGCTGGCAGATCCCTCGGATGTGCTCGGTGACGATGCCGCCGTGGACGCGGCATTTGCTGCCACGCTGGCGATCATCGAGCGGCGCTGCGCGACCTTCCTCGGCCTGCCATTTAAAGCACTCAGCCGCGCTGAACTCCAGCGTGAGCTGGATCGTATCGGCTCTCTCTGA
- the arsH gene encoding arsenical resistance protein ArsH, producing the protein MSEHLPHLDHSLFEGSALDKHKPRILLLYGSTRERSFSRLLVEEAARLLEHFGAETRIFNPSGLPLPDDVPVDHPKVQELRDLVLWSEGQVWCSPERHGAMSAVFKAQIDWIPLELGAVRPTQGKTLAVMQVCGGSQSFNVVNQLRVLGRWMRMFTIPNQSSVPKAYMEFDDTGRMNASPFYDRVVDVMEELVKFTVLLRDQQAHLVDRYSERKESSEQLMARVNQRST; encoded by the coding sequence ATGTCAGAACACCTGCCCCATCTTGATCATTCGCTGTTCGAAGGCTCTGCTTTGGATAAACACAAACCGCGCATCCTGCTGCTCTACGGCTCGACCCGCGAACGCTCCTTCAGCCGTTTACTGGTGGAGGAGGCCGCACGCCTGCTCGAACACTTCGGCGCCGAAACGCGCATCTTCAACCCTTCCGGTCTACCGCTGCCTGACGACGTTCCGGTCGACCATCCCAAGGTGCAGGAGCTGCGTGATCTGGTGCTGTGGTCGGAAGGGCAGGTCTGGTGCTCACCTGAACGTCATGGCGCGATGTCCGCCGTGTTCAAGGCGCAGATCGACTGGATCCCGCTGGAACTCGGCGCGGTACGCCCGACCCAGGGCAAAACCCTGGCCGTGATGCAGGTCTGCGGCGGTTCGCAGTCGTTCAACGTGGTCAACCAATTGCGCGTGTTGGGCCGCTGGATGCGCATGTTCACCATCCCCAACCAATCCTCGGTGCCCAAGGCCTACATGGAGTTCGACGACACCGGGCGGATGAACGCGTCGCCGTTTTATGATCGTGTGGTCGATGTGATGGAAGAACTGGTGAAGTTCACCGTGCTGCTGCGCGATCAACAGGCGCATCTGGTCGATCGTTACTCCGAGCGTAAGGAAAGTTCTGAGCAATTGATGGCGCGGGTCAACCAGCGTTCGACCTGA
- a CDS encoding tetratricopeptide repeat protein, protein MADTPPSRASSLPQVFVVFSSNRHFRFCACLPMKSARFQRMPFMNKVVAVLALTALVAGCKSHHHPNFADDEFPSFRCAAYFKQASISEQQFDEIRYLSTQNANCKVILGEMYEQGHGVPKNIEKAKDIYESVARRAPNVYSRLGDMAAAGVGGPVDLVAARDFYERSIAEPGNTAMELKVAEFLENGKGGPQDLQGALKLYFKADSWDNLQRLGTKGVVMTIEQQQQYNKVYLNRMQYGVRAKIEGIEKALAQEKLSTPERKSVQLELTYTPGSLVPVIALRQSCGNSAIDQKVMQGFSDYRYPGEPILSPQQKNHTTVASVRTDGLTDRERLRALSKK, encoded by the coding sequence TTGGCTGACACACCGCCTTCGCGAGCAAGCTCGCTCCCACAGGTTTTTGTGGTGTTTTCAAGTAACCGACACTTCAGGTTTTGCGCCTGCCTGCCGATGAAATCTGCACGATTTCAACGGATGCCATTCATGAACAAGGTAGTTGCTGTACTGGCGCTTACTGCCCTCGTTGCAGGCTGCAAATCCCACCATCACCCCAATTTTGCGGACGATGAATTCCCCAGCTTTCGTTGTGCGGCGTACTTCAAGCAAGCGTCGATCAGTGAGCAGCAGTTCGACGAAATCCGCTATCTCAGCACCCAGAACGCCAACTGCAAGGTGATCCTCGGTGAGATGTACGAGCAGGGACATGGCGTGCCGAAAAACATCGAGAAGGCCAAAGACATCTATGAGTCGGTGGCCCGACGTGCGCCGAATGTCTACAGCCGACTGGGCGATATGGCGGCAGCCGGTGTCGGCGGGCCGGTCGATCTGGTGGCTGCCCGGGACTTTTATGAGCGCTCTATCGCGGAGCCCGGCAATACCGCAATGGAACTCAAAGTCGCCGAGTTTCTGGAGAACGGCAAAGGCGGCCCGCAAGACCTTCAGGGGGCGCTGAAGCTGTATTTCAAAGCCGACTCATGGGACAACCTCCAACGCCTGGGCACCAAAGGCGTGGTGATGACGATCGAACAACAACAGCAGTACAACAAGGTTTATCTCAATAGGATGCAGTACGGCGTCAGGGCGAAGATTGAAGGTATCGAGAAAGCGTTGGCGCAAGAAAAGCTGTCGACCCCCGAGCGCAAGTCGGTGCAGCTGGAACTGACTTACACGCCCGGCTCGTTGGTGCCAGTGATTGCCTTGCGGCAAAGTTGCGGTAACAGTGCCATCGACCAAAAAGTCATGCAGGGTTTTAGCGATTACCGATACCCCGGCGAACCGATCCTTTCGCCGCAGCAGAAAAACCACACGACTGTCGCCAGCGTCAGGACCGATGGGCTGACCGATAGAGAACGACTCAGAGCGCTATCGAAAAAATAA
- a CDS encoding DUF4287 domain-containing protein: MSEDNKVKGPASYFPSIEKKYGRPIDHWLNLLAGITDKKHMELVAWLKEEHGMGHGHANALVAHHLAGKK, translated from the coding sequence ATGAGCGAAGACAACAAGGTAAAAGGTCCGGCGTCATACTTTCCCTCCATCGAGAAAAAATACGGCCGGCCCATCGATCACTGGCTGAACCTGCTCGCCGGCATCACCGACAAGAAACACATGGAACTGGTGGCGTGGCTCAAGGAAGAACACGGCATGGGCCACGGCCATGCCAACGCCTTGGTTGCGCATCATCTGGCGGGTAAAAAGTGA
- a CDS encoding GNAT family protein, giving the protein MNFTHRPVTADDVNILCSFPQGEQELFFMFPKANFPLTEEQMHSAISQRFDSTAFLANGEFVGFANFYRAEHDGICCIGNVIVAPYARGQGVARYIVETMTALGFEKYQAKEVQLSCFNENTAGLLLYPKLGFVPYSIEERPAPNGGRSALINMTRRRP; this is encoded by the coding sequence ATGAATTTCACCCACCGGCCTGTGACGGCCGACGACGTCAACATTCTCTGCAGCTTTCCGCAGGGCGAACAAGAACTGTTCTTCATGTTCCCGAAAGCCAACTTCCCGCTGACGGAAGAACAGATGCACAGCGCGATCAGCCAACGCTTCGACTCCACGGCTTTTCTGGCCAACGGCGAGTTCGTTGGCTTCGCCAATTTCTACCGCGCTGAGCACGATGGCATCTGCTGCATCGGCAACGTCATCGTCGCGCCCTACGCCCGAGGCCAGGGTGTTGCGCGGTACATCGTCGAAACCATGACCGCGCTGGGTTTCGAAAAATACCAGGCCAAGGAAGTGCAACTGTCCTGCTTCAACGAAAACACCGCAGGCCTGCTGCTCTACCCAAAACTCGGCTTCGTGCCGTACTCCATCGAAGAGCGCCCGGCACCGAATGGTGGACGTTCAGCGCTGATCAACATGACGCGCCGCCGACCCTAA
- a CDS encoding DUF6124 family protein → MIKPTPNPPETDPTSPYESPDSKRFHEAAERALDHYLKPASQIMASTQQPERMYLANPKYNSESLLANASETLGSASEMLLNFAAMLDTPHRKTALGIAQVVMLGEIAVNQALDNVEIAS, encoded by the coding sequence ATGATCAAACCAACACCCAACCCACCAGAAACCGACCCCACATCCCCTTACGAATCCCCCGACTCCAAGCGATTCCACGAAGCCGCCGAACGCGCCCTCGACCACTACCTCAAACCCGCCAGCCAAATCATGGCCAGCACCCAACAGCCCGAACGCATGTACCTCGCCAACCCGAAGTACAACAGCGAATCCCTGCTCGCCAACGCCAGCGAAACCCTCGGCTCCGCCAGCGAAATGCTCCTCAACTTCGCCGCCATGCTCGACACCCCGCACCGCAAAACCGCACTGGGCATCGCCCAGGTGGTGATGCTCGGCGAAATCGCCGTAAACCAAGCGCTGGATAACGTCGAAATCGCCAGCTAA
- a CDS encoding DUF2235 domain-containing protein: MSGYVPNPPKNYRYEEAKPVDIHAQRWAEYEKHGKEPAREPEKIGIALRIGVFFDGTGNNANNTAAGLLCGAQHPIAPEDIPASCQPYMRDPDSSYANDTTNVQKLSELYFAPQKAEGDSSQKQAFRMIYIEGIGTQSGKKDSTLGGGTGRGETGVAGRVQLSFAEIKTRIKDVLDNNPNSEITSLTFDAFGFSRGAAAARHFANEVVRGKQGPLGEVLRSNANALSRTFIEEYKSSINIGFIGLFDTVPSIAGWSNLGDIKSPIATGIKLYLDRRFFTDVVQLSARDEYRANFALSRVKADHLEITLPGVHSDIGGGYRDKVEECVLVSPMQTLEVSQFTDVSTTSIYRDAVTVKAQWLAKGWPEEMLEIVTPDALPLPIDRQDRLSPRMKRVYAAVQLKRPVSGLLSRVYLRVMHRLAKEKGVRFQDIPDTPELAVPAELQALCDRFLAGSYDTSMQEDQLLKLKYIHMSANWNHPLGRRDGTGVRAVYINAPTPDSIRVQHPHVADWKLW; encoded by the coding sequence ATGAGTGGCTACGTACCCAACCCCCCGAAAAATTACCGTTACGAAGAAGCCAAACCCGTCGATATTCACGCCCAGCGTTGGGCGGAATATGAGAAACACGGGAAAGAACCTGCGCGCGAACCTGAGAAAATCGGGATTGCGTTGAGGATTGGGGTTTTCTTTGATGGCACTGGGAATAATGCGAATAACACGGCGGCGGGATTGCTGTGTGGGGCGCAGCATCCGATTGCGCCCGAGGATATCCCTGCCAGTTGTCAGCCCTATATGAGGGATCCGGACAGCAGCTACGCCAACGACACCACCAATGTTCAGAAACTGAGCGAACTGTACTTCGCACCTCAAAAGGCCGAAGGGGATAGTTCGCAAAAGCAAGCGTTCCGGATGATTTACATCGAGGGAATAGGAACTCAGTCAGGCAAGAAGGACAGTACGTTAGGTGGTGGTACTGGCCGAGGCGAAACAGGCGTGGCGGGCCGAGTTCAGTTGTCGTTTGCAGAGATCAAAACGCGTATCAAGGACGTGTTGGACAACAATCCCAATAGTGAAATTACGTCCCTGACCTTTGATGCATTCGGCTTCAGCCGTGGTGCTGCTGCGGCAAGACACTTTGCCAACGAAGTCGTACGTGGAAAGCAGGGGCCACTCGGGGAGGTTTTGCGCAGCAACGCCAATGCCCTCAGCCGGACCTTCATCGAAGAGTACAAAAGCAGCATCAACATTGGTTTTATTGGCCTTTTTGATACGGTGCCATCCATTGCGGGCTGGTCGAATCTGGGGGATATCAAAAGTCCCATCGCAACAGGAATCAAACTTTACCTCGACCGTCGCTTCTTCACAGATGTCGTGCAGCTATCCGCACGTGACGAATATCGGGCCAACTTCGCTCTGAGCCGCGTTAAAGCGGATCACTTGGAAATAACTCTGCCCGGGGTTCATTCCGACATCGGCGGTGGCTACCGCGATAAGGTCGAAGAGTGTGTGCTCGTCAGTCCGATGCAAACGCTTGAGGTGTCGCAATTTACCGATGTCTCCACTACGTCGATCTACCGTGATGCCGTAACGGTGAAGGCGCAGTGGCTTGCCAAAGGATGGCCAGAAGAGATGTTGGAGATCGTCACGCCTGATGCCCTTCCTCTGCCAATTGATCGGCAGGATCGGCTCAGCCCACGCATGAAGCGCGTATATGCCGCAGTGCAACTCAAACGTCCTGTGAGTGGCTTGCTCTCCAGGGTATATCTACGAGTGATGCACCGATTGGCAAAAGAGAAGGGCGTTCGGTTCCAAGACATTCCCGATACGCCTGAGTTGGCAGTGCCCGCAGAGCTTCAAGCGCTGTGTGATCGATTTCTGGCGGGTAGTTACGACACCTCAATGCAAGAAGACCAACTGCTGAAGCTGAAGTACATTCACATGTCTGCAAATTGGAACCATCCTCTCGGGCGCAGAGATGGCACTGGCGTCCGCGCCGTTTACATCAATGCCCCGACGCCGGACTCGATACGCGTACAACACCCTCATGTAGCTGACTGGAAACTTTGGTGA
- a CDS encoding DUF2931 family protein, whose product MKVLFTLLCALFITGCQSADPLSAKNDPKSEWWELAFTEPDYMKVWVENSSVQDINGRIFYKTGGGTAAGGEPEDGTESARGWTGGVGGSGRRVVGADLPVRIWVRWQSIVEQKTWQAWVEIPEEARQLMVASVNQRCPQTPDQEARFMASVYLGLAPGGVVQVWVRDSCHHPVKVARAQAEIEPLGPSQGKNEGRYAYPVSEKAKRYIDKYGIPYGSW is encoded by the coding sequence ATGAAAGTACTTTTTACCCTGCTATGCGCGCTGTTCATTACTGGGTGCCAGTCAGCGGATCCACTTTCAGCAAAAAATGACCCGAAATCCGAGTGGTGGGAGTTGGCGTTTACCGAGCCGGACTACATGAAGGTCTGGGTAGAGAACAGTTCTGTTCAAGACATTAACGGCAGGATTTTCTACAAAACCGGCGGCGGCACCGCTGCGGGGGGAGAACCTGAAGATGGCACGGAGTCTGCCCGAGGTTGGACAGGTGGGGTAGGCGGCAGCGGAAGGAGAGTGGTGGGAGCAGATTTACCTGTTCGCATCTGGGTCCGTTGGCAATCTATTGTCGAACAGAAAACGTGGCAGGCATGGGTAGAAATCCCAGAGGAAGCCAGGCAGTTGATGGTGGCGTCCGTCAATCAACGTTGCCCGCAGACGCCTGATCAGGAAGCGAGATTTATGGCGTCGGTTTATCTAGGGTTGGCCCCCGGTGGTGTTGTGCAGGTTTGGGTAAGAGACTCTTGCCACCACCCGGTTAAAGTCGCTCGAGCGCAGGCTGAAATTGAGCCACTGGGGCCGAGCCAAGGTAAGAACGAAGGGCGTTACGCTTATCCGGTGAGTGAAAAGGCCAAGCGGTACATCGATAAATATGGCATTCCATACGGAAGTTGGTAG
- a CDS encoding DUF2931 family protein has protein sequence MNARIALLGALLISGCQIGGPETGENDPKYPWWELVFVEPNYMRVWVEDSSVQDINNRIFFRAGKSTAASGEPDISTESARGWGTVSGTGMPVTGADLPKQIFVRWQSITEQKTYQGFIEIPEEGRQLMVKSTHQRCPETPEKTARFMASLYVGLAPGGVLQAWVRDSCRNPVAVARGQGGIEVLGPEQGKHGGRYAYPVSEKAKRYVEEYGIPYGSW, from the coding sequence ATGAACGCAAGGATTGCGCTGCTGGGCGCTTTATTGATATCTGGCTGCCAAATCGGAGGTCCAGAAACCGGCGAAAATGACCCTAAATATCCATGGTGGGAGTTAGTGTTCGTTGAGCCGAATTACATGAGGGTCTGGGTAGAGGACAGCTCCGTCCAAGACATCAATAACAGAATTTTCTTTCGCGCTGGCAAGAGCACTGCTGCTAGCGGTGAGCCCGATATCAGCACAGAGTCTGCTCGTGGTTGGGGGACAGTATCGGGGACTGGGATGCCTGTAACGGGCGCTGATCTTCCAAAACAAATCTTTGTCCGCTGGCAATCCATAACAGAGCAAAAAACCTACCAAGGTTTCATCGAAATTCCGGAAGAGGGCAGGCAACTGATGGTGAAGTCAACACACCAGCGTTGCCCGGAAACACCGGAGAAAACTGCTCGCTTTATGGCGTCACTTTACGTGGGGCTCGCTCCAGGCGGCGTACTTCAAGCATGGGTTAGAGACTCATGTCGAAATCCGGTTGCGGTTGCCCGAGGTCAAGGTGGGATAGAAGTTTTGGGGCCGGAACAAGGGAAGCACGGTGGTCGTTATGCCTATCCGGTAAGTGAGAAGGCTAAGCGATATGTGGAAGAGTACGGCATTCCGTATGGAAGTTGGTAA
- a CDS encoding DUF4393 domain-containing protein produces MSESGNVKSTIDAVTGLVKEIPVYQDLLQPSVREVGKGLHTVAKTVNIALSPLGALVWGYDQISKFVTIKVAEKLSHTPVENIIPPKLNVAGPALDALRYIGHDEALSDLYASLLATAMDKETAESSHPAFVEIIRQMTADEAKIMKLFLDRNACPTITIRAEVKEGNAGFDHTILINFLGDDAQCELPDMSPYYLDNLRRLGLLEVLPVYGLHDSDGYSRLEDGEETQKIILSISEESEYKPRVIRGGVKISPLGSLFLDACIKLKKPLSESSPTV; encoded by the coding sequence ATGTCTGAGTCTGGAAATGTCAAAAGCACGATAGATGCAGTCACTGGTCTAGTCAAAGAAATTCCCGTCTATCAAGATTTACTACAGCCCTCGGTTCGAGAGGTTGGGAAAGGATTACACACTGTAGCTAAGACAGTGAATATCGCATTATCACCTCTTGGCGCTCTAGTTTGGGGTTATGATCAAATTAGTAAATTCGTGACGATAAAGGTGGCAGAAAAGCTCAGCCATACGCCGGTTGAAAACATAATACCGCCTAAGCTTAACGTAGCAGGACCGGCATTGGACGCGCTTCGATACATTGGTCATGACGAGGCGCTTAGTGATTTATATGCCAGTCTTCTGGCCACAGCAATGGATAAAGAAACAGCAGAATCTTCTCATCCCGCATTCGTTGAGATAATTCGTCAAATGACGGCTGATGAAGCAAAAATAATGAAATTATTTTTAGATAGGAATGCTTGTCCGACCATAACTATTCGGGCAGAGGTAAAAGAAGGTAATGCTGGATTTGATCATACAATACTAATTAACTTCCTTGGTGATGATGCGCAGTGTGAGTTGCCTGATATGAGTCCTTATTACTTAGATAATTTAAGGCGCTTGGGTCTTTTAGAGGTTTTGCCTGTATATGGCCTGCACGACTCTGACGGATATAGCAGATTGGAAGATGGCGAGGAAACCCAAAAAATAATTTTGAGTATTTCAGAAGAGTCTGAGTATAAGCCTAGAGTAATTCGAGGCGGCGTTAAAATCTCTCCGTTGGGAAGCTTGTTTTTAGATGCCTGCATTAAACTAAAAAAACCGCTCTCCGAATCCTCGCCAACTGTGTAG
- a CDS encoding YaaC family protein yields the protein MRLPPARPGKRVDSRQRVVDFSFWPATLAHKNRYKVQHTLFALDPWSIIEGSISQKCPAAAKEEAQACLRQARDFFQAANQAQTLESRPLSLYYSYMNLVKAFCLTRGQQPTFDKAQHGLSEQLRAPNVELVDAYLAAFPSPNNKQILQNFDEFLRAVTGTSLSASFNYELTKLLPQTVSGHRLWCAAEDADERMFPIESIQYWKDYQGKTAWIRMILKTENLTRHGMTRSQLLKRTGLNVDFKMVSQDPITDKVLTTLEMKAPIPIGGYATDKVQELSKIIKDRIWSIVSTVPPYRKYYLYACPPAEQQHVLPQLLSIYAISYYLGSITRYRPHQLPKISQGNFGPLIQDFITGQPMQFLYLMASEFSEQDVAKPAIVLQ from the coding sequence ATGAGATTGCCTCCAGCACGACCAGGAAAAAGAGTTGATTCAAGGCAACGGGTTGTGGACTTCTCGTTCTGGCCGGCCACACTTGCTCACAAGAACAGATATAAGGTCCAACACACTCTGTTCGCTTTGGATCCATGGTCAATTATAGAGGGAAGCATAAGCCAAAAATGCCCGGCGGCCGCTAAAGAAGAGGCCCAAGCGTGCTTGCGTCAAGCACGAGATTTTTTTCAAGCTGCAAACCAGGCACAGACGCTAGAGTCAAGACCGCTCTCTCTCTATTACAGCTACATGAATTTAGTTAAAGCTTTTTGCCTGACTCGTGGACAACAACCAACATTTGATAAAGCGCAGCATGGCTTGTCCGAGCAGCTCCGCGCCCCAAATGTCGAGCTGGTTGATGCGTACCTCGCCGCATTTCCCAGCCCGAACAACAAACAAATACTTCAAAACTTTGATGAGTTCTTACGAGCTGTGACAGGAACGTCACTATCCGCCAGCTTCAATTACGAACTAACAAAACTATTGCCTCAGACGGTAAGCGGACACCGATTGTGGTGTGCAGCAGAGGATGCAGATGAGCGAATGTTCCCAATAGAAAGCATCCAGTACTGGAAGGACTATCAGGGTAAAACTGCATGGATTAGGATGATTTTGAAAACCGAAAACCTTACCAGGCATGGCATGACGCGTTCTCAACTCTTGAAAAGAACCGGTTTGAATGTTGATTTCAAAATGGTCAGTCAGGACCCTATCACAGATAAAGTTCTGACCACCCTCGAGATGAAGGCACCGATTCCGATTGGTGGCTACGCCACCGATAAGGTTCAGGAACTATCAAAGATTATTAAGGACCGTATTTGGTCGATAGTATCTACCGTCCCGCCCTATCGAAAGTACTATCTGTATGCATGCCCACCAGCAGAACAGCAGCATGTTTTACCCCAACTACTCAGCATATACGCAATTTCCTATTATTTGGGGTCAATTACCCGGTACAGGCCTCATCAATTACCAAAAATATCCCAAGGCAATTTCGGCCCGCTAATCCAAGATTTTATTACTGGGCAGCCGATGCAGTTCCTCTACTTGATGGCATCAGAGTTCTCAGAGCAAGATGTTGCCAAGCCCGCAATCGTCCTACAGTAA
- a CDS encoding DNA alkylation repair protein produces the protein MSTTDTAAPALKEIFNAERLQHIASEMSAVYPAFKAKAFLKHAQDGLAELSVMQRMARVSESLHAVLPLDYQDSLDVFRELAPRLNSGFVSMCLPHYVASYGGHAFDTSMDALKYFTTFGSSEFAIRHFLRSDLERSLERMHDWTRDENHHVRRLASEGSRPRLPWSFRLEAVQADPQLAAGILDRLKADESLYVRKSVANHLNDVTKVHPEWVLDTIEGWSLENKHTAWIAKHALRSLIKQGDLRALTVIGAGAKAEVELLDVRVEPAVVRLGEAITLSFVVKSTVAHEQRLVIDYAIDYVKANGGVSGKVFKLKTVGLAGFESLGVGRRQVIRDFTTRKHFVGRHGVRVMVNGEVLGNAAFDIVAG, from the coding sequence ATGAGCACCACCGACACCGCCGCCCCGGCGTTAAAGGAAATCTTCAACGCCGAGCGCTTGCAACACATTGCCAGCGAAATGAGCGCCGTCTACCCAGCGTTCAAGGCCAAGGCGTTTCTCAAACACGCCCAAGACGGACTCGCTGAACTATCAGTGATGCAACGCATGGCGCGGGTTAGCGAAAGCCTGCACGCCGTGTTGCCGCTGGATTACCAAGATTCCCTCGATGTATTTCGTGAACTCGCACCAAGGCTGAACAGCGGATTCGTCAGCATGTGCCTGCCGCATTACGTCGCGAGCTATGGCGGACATGCGTTTGATACCTCCATGGATGCGCTGAAATACTTCACCACCTTCGGCTCTTCCGAATTTGCCATCCGCCACTTTCTCCGCAGCGACCTGGAGCGCTCGCTGGAACGGATGCACGACTGGACCCGAGACGAAAACCACCACGTCCGCCGACTCGCCAGCGAAGGCAGCCGCCCTCGCCTGCCCTGGTCGTTTCGGTTGGAAGCGGTGCAGGCGGATCCGCAGTTGGCAGCGGGGATACTGGATCGGTTGAAGGCGGATGAGAGTTTGTACGTGCGCAAGTCCGTGGCGAATCATTTGAATGATGTGACGAAGGTACATCCGGAGTGGGTGTTGGACACGATTGAAGGTTGGTCGTTGGAGAATAAGCACACGGCCTGGATTGCGAAGCATGCTTTGAGGAGTTTGATTAAGCAGGGGGATTTAAGGGCGTTAACGGTGATTGGGGCTGGGGCGAAGGCTGAGGTTGAGTTGTTGGATGTGCGGGTTGAACCAGCGGTGGTGCGGTTGGGGGAAGCGATTACGTTGTCGTTTGTGGTGAAGTCGACGGTGGCGCATGAGCAGAGGTTGGTGATTGATTATGCGATTGACTATGTGAAGGCGAATGGCGGGGTTTCGGGGAAGGTTTTTAAGTTGAAGACGGTGGGGTTGGCGGGGTTTGAGAGTTTGGGTGTGGGGAGGCGGCAGGTGATTAGGGACTTTACGACGCGGAAGCATTTTGTGGGGCGGCATGGGGTACGGGTGATGGTTAATGGGGAGGTGTTGGGTAATGCTGCGTTTGACATCGTTGCTGGATGA
- a CDS encoding glutathione S-transferase: MKLIGMLDSPYVRRVAISAKRLGIDLEHESVSVFRHFEQFQQINPVVKAPTLILDDGVVLMDSTLILDYLEASAGKSLLPTDLKQRAQALRLIGLSLAACEKAVQLYYERNLRPADIQYQPWVERVEGQLAAAFTALEQELEKTGLPTDGTLTQAGISLAVAWSFTDLVVPDQIDTRRYPHIAQYTAYAETLEAFVSTPMT, from the coding sequence ATGAAACTGATCGGCATGCTGGACTCCCCTTACGTGCGTCGCGTGGCGATCTCCGCCAAACGCCTTGGCATCGACCTCGAACACGAGTCAGTCTCGGTGTTCCGCCACTTCGAGCAATTCCAGCAGATCAACCCGGTGGTCAAAGCCCCCACGCTGATCCTCGACGACGGCGTGGTCCTGATGGACTCCACCCTCATCCTCGACTACCTCGAAGCCAGCGCCGGCAAAAGCCTGCTGCCAACCGACCTGAAACAACGCGCCCAAGCCCTGCGCCTGATCGGACTCAGCCTCGCCGCTTGCGAAAAAGCCGTGCAGCTCTACTACGAACGCAACCTGCGCCCGGCCGACATCCAATACCAGCCGTGGGTCGAACGCGTCGAAGGCCAACTCGCCGCCGCCTTCACCGCCCTCGAGCAAGAACTGGAAAAAACCGGCCTGCCCACCGACGGCACCCTCACCCAGGCCGGCATCAGCCTCGCGGTTGCTTGGAGCTTCACCGACCTCGTCGTCCCCGACCAGATCGACACCCGCCGCTACCCCCACATCGCCCAATACACCGCCTACGCCGAAACCCTCGAAGCGTTCGTCAGCACCCCGATGACCTGA